The Streptomyces sp. NBC_00659 genomic interval GTAGCGGCCTGTGCCGGCAACGGCCAGACTCTGGGTGCCGCCTGTGCCTGTGGCCGTTTGGTGGACGACGGTCCAGCTCTCCGCGTTGCTCGATACCTCGATCCTGAACGCCGTGCCGTACGCAGCTTCCCAGTTGAGGACGACCCGGCTGATCTCGGCACTTGCCCCGAGGTCGATCTGAATCCACTGCGGATCGGCGAAGGCGCTGGACCACCGTGTACCGGGGTCACCGTCGACGGCGCTCCGAGCGCTGAAGACTCCCTCGGTACTTGAGGCTGTGGCGGGCTTTCCCTGAGAGAGCAGAACCTCCGCTGCCTGAGCGACGGGAGCGGGGAGAGCGATGAAGGCGAGCAGGGAGGCCCCGAGGGCCAAAACTAAGCCGAAGCGACGCAACAGCGTTTTCACGGGCGACTCCTCAAGTGGGGGGAGGTGAGGGAGCGCTCCCTGAAGGGGAGGATGAGGGTGCCGGTAAAGACTGTCAAGAACCTTGTTCACCTTGAAAAAACAGCGACGTAACGTCTACGACGCGCGGAGGGAGCGTTTTCTCGCGGCTCCGCGACAGGCCGACAGCCGCAGAGGTGACGCAAAGGGAGACGCGGTCCCGAGCACGTTCATGCCACCCCGGCCTGCGGATACGCTGTCGGCATCGCCATGACGCAGAGCCGGAGGCCGCCCCGATGAGAAAACGCTCCCCGCGCACGAATCCAGGCGGCGGCACGGGGGACGGACAGGCATGAAACGCCCCACTCTCGAAGTGGTCGCAGCCCGGGCGGGCGTGTCCAAATCGAGCGTCTCCCGCGTCATCAACGGCGAGACCACGGTCGCCCCGCAGATCCGAGACGTCGTCATGCGCGCCGTAGACGAATTGGGCTATGTGCCCAACGGGGCGGCACGCAACCTCGTCACCCGCCGCACGGACACCCTCGCCGTGGTGGTCTCCGACCCACCTCAAGGAGTCGTCTCCGACGACCCCCTCTTCTCCTCCGTGGTCCGCGCCGTCAGCAGAGAACTCGAGACGGCGGGCAAACGGCTCGTACTCATGCTCGCGGAATCGGACCAGAGCCGCACCAGAGTGGTGCAGTACATCGCCGGCGGACATGTCGACGGCGTGCTCCTGGTCGCCCTGCACGGTACGGATCCGCTGCCGGCCGCACTGGCCCGACAGGGACTGCCTGTCGTGTCCTTCAACCGCACCTCCGCACAAAACGTCCCGTACGTGGCTCTGGACAACGCCGGCGGAGCAGCACTGGCCGTGCGTCACCTTCTGGAGCGCGGCCGGCGTCGGATCGCCACCATCACCGGGCCGCTCGAACTCTACGAAGCGCGTGAGCGTCTCGACGGCTACCGCCAGACGCTGCGTGACACCGGCCGTCGCTCCATCGCGGCGCTGGGCGACTTCACCAGAGTCTCCGGCGACGAAGCCATGCGCCAGCTCCTGGAGGACGATCCGGACCTCGATGCGGTGTTCGCGGCCAACGACCTGATGGCAATCGGAGCCCTGCGCGCCCTCCATAAAGCGGGCCGACGTGTCCCCGAAGACGTGGCAGTCATCGGCTTCGACGACATAGAAGCCGCGTCCTACTCCATCCCCGCGCTCACCTCGGTGCGCAGCCCGATGGCCGACCAGGCAACCGCCGCCGTCCACTTGCTCCTCAGCCTGATCGACGGCGGTCCCACAAGCCCGGTGATCATGCCGAACGAACTCGTGGTGCGCGAATCGACCTGACGTCCCGGCAGCCCGGCTCCCCCGAGGCTGCTACCGGCCCTACCGGTAGTTCGTTAAATCCGGCGGTGGCGTGGGTTGACGGCGAGGCGGGTTGGTCGTAGGCCGGTGGTAGGAGTCAACTGCCTTGCTGGGGGGGTGAAGATGACTGCTCGCCGTCCGTGTCCGCCCGCGCCGGAGCCGTTGGAGGGGTACGCGGCCCGGTTCGATGACCTCTTCTTCAGCCTGGCCCAGCGGCGGGGTTTTCGTGAGTACCTGACCGGGCTGCTGGCGCCGCGGGAGCGGAACAAGACGATCACCTGCCTGGCAGGGGCGGAGCACCGCGAGTTGCCGTCGGCCAGCCGCCACCGCCTCGGACACCCGGTCTCCAGCGAACAAGCGCTCGTAGAACGCCGCCATGAACTCCGCGGCGGCCACCGTGTACACGCTGTACGCCATGGCGAGCACCGCTCTGGCACCCTCCTGCAGCAGCCGGGTCGCCACCGCAGCCTCCACTTGCGCCGCTATAGTGGCCGACTGGTAAGCGTTCAGAACCACCAGCGGCACCTCGGCGGCGGCCAGCACCCTGGCGACCCGCTCGGCCGACACCAGCTCCGCGCCACCGCCCGGTTGCTCGAAGGTCAGCAAGCCGCGCGGCCCCGGGCCCTCGAACGTCAGCGGGCTCCGACCGCTGCCCCGCCGACCTCCGACCGTAGTCCCCGCACCACCCGCGTCCGCTTCTCCGAGGGAGCCGTGGCCGTCGAAGTGCACGATCGGGAAGGGGCGGCCCTCGTCACGCGCCTGGCGCAGGACCTCCCCGAGCCGGTCCAGCGTCGGCGGGCGCAAGACTACTAGGCGCGTATTGAGTCGCGATCAATCAGCCCTGATCCGTCCTCCTGGATAGGGTGACCAGATGACGCGAACGCTCCCGTCCCTGACCACCGAGGCGGCGGCACTGTCCGTCGCCGGAGCCGGGCTCCGCCGTTACGAGATGGGCCCGGCCCTGATCGGGGCGGGGGCGGACGCGACCGTCGTCATCGTCGAGCCCGGGGACAACCCGGGGGTCAGTGGTGTCCAGGACTCCACCAAGGTGCTTCTGCGCGGGGACGCCGTTCCGGCGCTCCATCCACGGTTTGAATTCCGGGCTGCCCTGCCCATTCACCTCTTCGCCCGCCTGGACCGGGGCTGCCTTCCCCTGGGCACCGCGCTCTGTCGGGGAGGGTCGTCGGCACCTGCCCATTTCAACCACGCCGAATTGAGGCTCGACCAGCCCCTGACCCGCGAAATGCTGGACGCGGTCCGGCCCGTCCCGGCACCCGGGTCGGTGCCAACGGCGGACTGGGTCGACCACGTGGAAACGGATCCGATCCGGGCCCTGGAGTCGTTCGTCCTCGGCTGGTTTCCCGCCGAGGAGGCGGAGCCGGCCGGGGAAGAGAGCACGGAGGGCGAACCCGACGACCTGCCGGAGGCGTTGGCTGGCTTCTACCGCCTGGCCCGCCTCCGCCCCGCTATCCACAGATTCCGCAACCCGGTACTGAAACAGCCCCAGCGAACTTCCGGACCGCTCGGCGGCCGACTGGTCTTTGCCGCGGATGGCGAGGGCACCCGGGACTGGTCCATCCCGTGGCCACCGCAAGAACTGGGCGAAGCCGATCCCCGTGTATGGCTCACCGAAGACCCCTTCTCTGCGGGCCCGGAGACCATACTCGAAGAAGAACCGCTCAGCCGCTTCCTCCTGCAGTACACCCTCTACGAAGCCATGAACGCCGCCCTCTACCAGGCATGGACCTACTGCATACCGGCTGTGCGCCTCGCCCCGTTGTGGAGCATGCTGCGCCCCGTACCCCTGAGCCCGTTCCTGCCGGCCTACACCGCCGAGAAGTTCTTCGTCGCCCCGGGACTGCTCACGACGATCAGCAGCGACGAGAACGAGGCCGTCGTGGCCTTCGCCACGCTCCATCGCGCCACCTTGACGCCCCTGCTCGAGCACGGGTTCCGCTGGTCTCGCTTCGACGGCTGAAACATGAGGCCCGTGACTGGGGCGCATACCTGGCCGTGGTCAGGGGCCGCTCCGGGTGAGGTCTTTGATCCAGATCATCGAAGCGCGTAGGTGGAGGCCGGCGAGGAAGCTGTCCGGGGTCTTGCCGTATCTGGTGGCGATGCCCCGCCACGCCTTGAGCTTGTTGATCAGGCGCTCGACGGTGTTCCTCTCCTTGTAGAGGTCGGCGTCATGGCGGACGGGCCGACCGCCCCTGCTGCCTTTGTTCTTCCGGTTGGCGGCCTGGTCCCTCTTCTCCGGGATCACAGCCTTGATGCCGCGTCTGCGCAGGTAGGAGCGGTTGCCGCGGGACGAGTAGGCTTTGTCCCCGGCGACCGCGACCGGCCGGGTGCGAGGTCGGCCAACGGGACCACGGACCGTATCTTCTCCAGCACGGGGACGAATTGCGGGCTGTCTGCGGCCTGGCCCGCGGTCAGGACGAGCGCCAGCGGGCGGCACCTGCGGTCGGCGGCGAGGTGGACCTTGCTGGTCTGCCCACCCCTGGAGCGTCCGAGGAGACCAGCCTTCAGCCGGAGTTTTCGTCGGCGCCGGATGCGTCGTCGCTCCTCCCGCTCGGGATCGCTCTCGGTGTCCGGCCCGTTTTGTTCTTCGATGCTGCCCCTTTTGGCCTGGCTTTCTCTTCCTCAGTGGCGGCCTTCTCCAGGGCGGTGAGGACGTCCTCGCCCAGGTGTATTCCCGCGGCGTCGTGGTGAGCGCGCGTCGTGGTGGAATCGACGCTGACCAGGGACAGGTCCACTCCGCCCCGCCTCACGGCTTCCGCGATCAGGCCCTCCAGCAGGGCCTCAAAGACGCCCGCGTCCCGCCACTGCCGGAAGCGGTTGTGGACGGTAGACCGGGCGCCGAACTCCTGCGGCATCTCCCGCCACTGTCCACCTGTCCTGAATCGCCAGATCACACCCTCGAACTGCTGCCGCAGCCGCTCGGGGTAGGGCCGTACTCGCCAATCGGCAGGTACGGCCCGATGGACTCCCACTCCACGTCCGTTAGTTGCGCTCGCGTCACGCAAGACGATCTACTGGGTCAGACCTCGGAGCGAGGGTAAATCCTGCAGATTGATCACGACTCGATACGCGCCCTAGATGGGAGCAACCCCGTCTTCGGTCGCATCGAGTGGGACAACTTCAACGAGGTCACCAACCTAGATGCCGTGTTGCGCCGTAGGAAGCGGACGTCGCTACGCGAAGGCCGGCAGTTGCTGCGCGACTACGCCTGGGTGACGGTCTGTCCGGCGGAACTTGCGGCGCAGCTTGGCGGCGTCGCAGCGCTGGAGGACTCGCGCGCGTTCCACCGAGTAGTCCCGTCGCGGGCGGGCGGTGTGCTGCTCCAGGTGTCGGCCACTATGGCTGGGTTCACGGACCAGGTGATGGAGCGGGTGTTCGAGGCGTTGGCTCCCGTGCTGCCGCAGGGTGAGCCAAGCCCCTATCCCGCGTACCCTGGCATTCGATTCGTACCACGAGACGCCGCCACAGTGCGCTAAACCGCCCGGGCGCGGGGAGCACCCTGCGGGGGCCGCGGTGCTGCTGCGGCGGCACTGCCGATTCTCCGTCTCGGTCTGCTCGGGGCGTGCACTAGGATTGATTGAGCTGGTCGGCGGAAGTCGTACCGGTAGGTGATGCGTTGGTGGTCCAAGGAAAGACGTCCCGCTTCCTGCGGGGAAATGCAGGTGCAAGGCCTGCCCAGCGCTCTGTGAAGCCCCTGTCCCGTTCCGCGGGACAGGGGCTCTTTTTTTGCCGTCCAGGGCCACTGGCCGAGGCGAAGCGGCTGTTACTCACTTTTGGGTGACGACTGACTGCCTGGTGGGGTGGCCGGTGCCTGGCGGGTGGTGCTTGATGGCCAACTGCTGCAGAGCTGCCGAGGTCGGGCCCTCGGCAACTTCGCGCACCGGTGAATGGATGGCTGCTGCAGCCAAGTGTCACCGCGGTGCGGTTGATCGGTAACGCACCCCGGATCGCGTTCACATTCAAGTGATCTGGAGGGCAAGGTGCGGGTGGCGGCCGGCCGGCACCCGCACCCCGCACAACCCGCAGAAACACAGCTCCATGAACCGATGCACGGCTGTGACCTGCACAGATGGTCTCACCCGGCTCCGTCTCGGCAATCGCGGCAGCAATCGCCGCTCCAGGGAGGGGAACGGCGCTCCCGGCCGGCCGACTCGCGGGAGCGGCACCGTCTTCCCGACGAAACCCCAGCGACAGGAGTGACACGTACGACGTGCGTGGTTCCGGCGGACTCCACCGCGTGCTAGACACAGCTGGGTCACAGTCCTGTCCGCCAGCAGGAAGGTTGTCCCATGCCCGAAAACAGCCGGTCCACGACGAGGCGTCAGATGATCGCCCGGACCGCGGCGTTAGGCGGCTCCCTCGCGTTCGCGGGAAATCTCTCCGAACTGTTCGCGGGCACCGCCGCCGCGCAGAGCCTCGGCCACCGTGGCTACGGCCCCCTGGTCCCCGACCCGAACGGACTGCTCGACCTTCCGAAGGGCTTCCGCTACCGCGTCCTCTCGCGCGAGGGCGACCGGCTCCGCTCCGGCGAGGGCCTGGTGCCCAGCAACCACGACGGCATGGCCGCCTTCGCGGGGCATTCCCGGGACGGCCGCGGACGCGTCCACCTGGTCCGCAATCACGAGAACCGGGTCACCGCGACGATCGCGGTCCCGACCGTCGAGGGCCTCACGTACGACCCGATGGGCAAGGGCGGCTGTACGTCCCTGTCACTCGACCGGCAGGCGAACGTCCTCTCGGAACGCGTGGCCATCGCCGGCACGGCCGTCAACTGCGCCGGTGGGCCCACGCCTTGGGGTACCTGGCTCACCTGCGAGGAGACCGAGGACAAGGCCGGGACCAACGGCTACACCAAGGACCACGGCTTCATCTTCGAGGTCGACCCGGTGGACCCGCACCGCACCGGAGCCGTTCCGCTCACCGCCATGGGGCGCTTCCAACACGAGGCGATCGCCGTCGACCCGGGGCGGGGAGTGGTGTACGAGACCGAGGACGCGTTCCTCTCGCCCTTCGGCCTCTTCTACCGCTTCCTGCCCAACCGACCGCGAGGCGGGACGGGTTCACTGCGCGCCGGCGGCCGGCTCCAGGCGATGCGCGTCCCCGGCGTGGGGGACCTCTCCTCCGTCCAGGAGACCGGCACGGCCTTCCAAGGCATCGAGTGGGTGGACGTCCCGGATCCCCTGGCGGCCCAGACCCCCGTCCGCCTCCAGGACTTCGGCCCGAAGGGCATCACGCACGGGCAGAAGCTGGAGGGCTGCTACTGGGGCGGCGGCTGCGTGTATTTCGTCTCCTCCTTCGCCCGCAGTGCCGACGGGTCCTCAGCCGACCACTACGGCCAGGTCTGGCGGTACGACCCGTCGGCTCGCCGCCTCACGCTGGTTATCGTCTTCGGCCCCGGCACCGACATCCAACTTCCCGGCGAGTCCCCCGACAACATCTGCCTCGCCCCCGGTGGCGGCCTGATGGTCTGCGAGGACGGCAACGGCGCGCAGCACGTCTTCGGGGTGACACGACGCGGAGAGGTGTACGCCCTGGCGCGCGGCGCCCAGAACATCGGCACGCCACAGGCCCCGGAGTGGGGCGAGTTCGCGGGCGTCACCTTCTCCCCGGACGGCGGCACGATGTACGTGAACTGCTACACGCCCGGGACGACGTTCGCGGTGACGGGCCCCTGGCACGGCTAGGACCTGTGCGGCCGATCATGGTCTTGTCAGGGTTCTGGCGTGTCGAAGACCAGCGTGAGCAACGAGACCGAGAGCATGCTCTGCCTGTGGGTGGAGCCTTGGGAACTGACCATTGGATGCGCCCCGGCGAGGAGTTCACCGTGGTGACGGACCTGGAGCCTGAGGATTCACCGTTCAACGTAGTTGTTCATGCTCAGGGCATCACGGTGTGGGTGAACTCGGCCAACGACGCCACGGTCGTCGACAAGAACGGCAGCCTCGTGCCATGCGGGCATCAGCGCCCCGCCGATCTGGGATGGTGACCGGTCTCAGCGCTCGTCAGGACCGCAGCCAGATGACGAGCGCGGCAGCAGTGACGGTGCCGAGGAAGACGTAGCCACGCTTGTCATATCGGGTCGCGACGGCGCGGGGGTTCTTCAGCTTGTTGATGGCCCGCTCGACGGTGTTGCGCTTCTTGTACTGGTCCTCGTCGAACCTCGGTGGCCGTCCGCCTCGTGATCCCTTCCGCAGGCGGGCGGCCCGGCTGTCGGCCTTCTCCGGGATCGTGTGCCGGATGCCGCGCCACCGCAGGTACTGACGGCAGGGGCCGTTGCTGTAGGCCTTGTCGGCCGCGACGCTGTCGGGCTTCTTGCGGGGCCTGCCCAACGCGAGCCGGGGGACCCGGATCTTCTCCAGCACGCGCACGAACTGGGTGCAGTCTGCCCGCTGCCCCGGGGTGACGATCAGAGAGAGTGGGCGGCAGAAGCCGTCCGCGCTCAGATAGATCTTGCTGGTGAAGCCGCCGCGCGAGCGGCCCAGGCCCTCGCCTCCCGCACCACCTCCACCAGTCGGCCGACGAGGCTCTGCCACGGAGTTTCGTCCTGGTGTTCCAGCGTCCCGTCCCCCTTTGAGCCAGTGAGGGCCGGCGGGTCGGTGCGGGCGCTGGCTGCGTGCTGGTGGGCGCGCACGATGGTGGAGTCCACCGAGATGTCCCAGTCGATCTCGCCTGCCGCGTCGGCCGCGGCCTGGACCCGTTGCAACAGCCGTTCCCAGGTGCCGTCGGCGGACCAGAGCCGATGGCGCTCGTAGACCGTCTTCCACGGCCCGGACCGCTCCGGCAGATCTCGCCAGTGCACCCCGGTCCTCACCCGGTGCAGAATCCCGTCGATCACCTGTCGGTGATCACGCCACCGCCCGCACCGACCGTTGCCCACCGGCAGGAACTGCCGCAGCCGTTCCCACTCCTCATCCGACAGATCGCCCCGCCCCATACACGGGACAACGATCCGACCAGGCGACAGTCACATGATCGGCCGGACAGCTCCTAGCCGTGCTGGTCACCGCAGCCAGCGTCTCCGACAACGCCGGCGGCATCCATGTGCTCTCGCACATCGCCGCCGCCCACCCCCGCATCACCAAAGCATGGGCCGACAGCGGGTACCGCACCAAGGCCATCGACCACGGTGCCACCCTTGGCATCGACGTCGAAGTTGCCCGCCGCGACCCTGCCCAGAAGGGCTTCAAGGTGATTCCGCGGCGCTGGGTCGTCGAGCGGACATTCGGCTGGCTCATGCACCACCGTCGCCTCGCCCGCGACTACGAGACCCACCGCTCCGAAGCCATGATCAAGGTCGCGATGGTCGACCTCATAAGCCGCCGACTCACCCGCGAATCGACCCCGAACCGGCGCGACGCCTGACCACCGCTCACGGCGTCATCACGAGTTCGTCGGCCCCTGCCGCAGTACCTTGAAGCGCTGATCCACCA includes:
- a CDS encoding alkaline phosphatase PhoX — encoded protein: MPENSRSTTRRQMIARTAALGGSLAFAGNLSELFAGTAAAQSLGHRGYGPLVPDPNGLLDLPKGFRYRVLSREGDRLRSGEGLVPSNHDGMAAFAGHSRDGRGRVHLVRNHENRVTATIAVPTVEGLTYDPMGKGGCTSLSLDRQANVLSERVAIAGTAVNCAGGPTPWGTWLTCEETEDKAGTNGYTKDHGFIFEVDPVDPHRTGAVPLTAMGRFQHEAIAVDPGRGVVYETEDAFLSPFGLFYRFLPNRPRGGTGSLRAGGRLQAMRVPGVGDLSSVQETGTAFQGIEWVDVPDPLAAQTPVRLQDFGPKGITHGQKLEGCYWGGGCVYFVSSFARSADGSSADHYGQVWRYDPSARRLTLVIVFGPGTDIQLPGESPDNICLAPGGGLMVCEDGNGAQHVFGVTRRGEVYALARGAQNIGTPQAPEWGEFAGVTFSPDGGTMYVNCYTPGTTFAVTGPWHG
- a CDS encoding IS5 family transposase (programmed frameshift) encodes the protein MGRGDLSDEEWERLRQFLPVGNGRCGRWRDHRQVIDGILHRVRTGVHWRDLPERSGPWKTVYERHRLWSADGTWERLLQRVQAAADAAGEIDWDISVDSTIVRAHQHAASARTDPPALTGSKGDGTLEPPGRNSVAEPRRPTGGGGAGGEGLGRSRGGFTSKIYLSADGFCRPLSLIVTPGQRADCTQFVRVLEKIRVPRLALGRPRKKPDSVAADKAYSNGPCRQYLRWRGIRHTIPEKADSRAARLRKGSRGGRPPRFDEDQYKKRNTVERAINKLKNPRAVATRYDKRGYVFLGTVTAAALVIWLRS
- a CDS encoding LacI family DNA-binding transcriptional regulator; its protein translation is MKRPTLEVVAARAGVSKSSVSRVINGETTVAPQIRDVVMRAVDELGYVPNGAARNLVTRRTDTLAVVVSDPPQGVVSDDPLFSSVVRAVSRELETAGKRLVLMLAESDQSRTRVVQYIAGGHVDGVLLVALHGTDPLPAALARQGLPVVSFNRTSAQNVPYVALDNAGGAALAVRHLLERGRRRIATITGPLELYEARERLDGYRQTLRDTGRRSIAALGDFTRVSGDEAMRQLLEDDPDLDAVFAANDLMAIGALRALHKAGRRVPEDVAVIGFDDIEAASYSIPALTSVRSPMADQATAAVHLLLSLIDGGPTSPVIMPNELVVREST